The DNA segment GGTGCCGGCGAAGGCGACGCGGATGCGAAGGAGAGCAAAGAGGAGGGTGAGGTAGCCGGGGACGATGGGCTGGACGAGGACTTCAAGCTGGACTTTAgtatgaagaagaagaaaaagaagaagaaggatctTACCGAGCTGATGGAGCAGGAGCTGGTGGACGGAAAGGACCCGCAGGACGACGAGAAGGAAAATGGTATGTTTGCGATtgatgttttaaatatttaaaagttGTATGATCGTggatgttgtgtgtgttgagcgTAAATCTGATGAAATTTTGCCATTGCGTTGATTTTACATGCCTTACCGAGAATGATGGGATCGTCACCGAAACTGGTATAGAgagccgttttttttcctatttcatatttgattattgttttcacACTTAATTTTGTCGTTGAAAATGCTTTTCTCACTTACCGATAACTAATGCGTGACTTTTATCTCTTCCCCGGCACATCGCGAAAATAGTGGATGAAAATGTAACTTCCTGGGCCGGCTCGGACCGTGACTACACGTACGACGAGCTGCTGAACCGCGTGTTTGAGATCATCCTCGACAAGAACCCGGAGATGGCCGGCGGGCGGAAGCCGAAGTTCGTGATGCGCCCGCCGCAGGTGCTGCGCGTCGGCACGAAGAAAACTTCGTTCGCCAACTTTACCGAAATCTGCAAAACGCTCCATCGGCTACAGAAGCACGTGCTGGACTTTCTGCTGGCTGAGTTGGGTACGAGCGGTTCGGTCGACGGTAACAATCAGCTGATCATCAAGGGTCGCTTCCAGCCGAAACAGATCGAGAACGTGCTGCGAAGATACATCAAGGAGTACGTCACCTGCCACACCTGCCGCTCGCCGGACACCATTCTCCAGAAAGATACCCGCCTGTTCTTCCTGCAATGCGAATCGTGCGGGTCACGGTGTTCCGTCGCTAGTATTAAGTCTGGTTTCCAGGCCGTCACCAGTAAACGTGCCGCCATGCGTGCGAAGACCGCCTAAGCGCGGCCAGCTGATTGAAGTGGTGTCTGAATGGAGATTCCGTGttgagaaggagagaaagacaCGTCACGTCGCTATGTGGCGGGTGTTGCACACACGGGAACGAGCGTGAACGGTGTAATGTGAATTTAGTGCATATTGTTTCCCGACGCTTCATCGTTTGGTTTTCGGTTATCTTCCCACTTTCTCGTTGTTTGCTCCCGTATCATGCAACTCTTCAATGGCGCTATATGGGCGGCATAATTGCTCGCGCCCTCTTTCGAAACTGCTAAATGGGATTTATATGATGTTTTTGGAAACAAGGCGA comes from the Anopheles coluzzii chromosome 2, AcolN3, whole genome shotgun sequence genome and includes:
- the LOC120947277 gene encoding eukaryotic translation initiation factor 2 subunit 2, translating into MAEDDAIFDPSLMKKKKKKKTPFDLDAMAGAGEEPTEADAAVAPSEPKPLADGEDDLDLENFNKKKKKKKKPFNLDELEGALPSGAGEGDADAKESKEEGEVAGDDGLDEDFKLDFSMKKKKKKKKDLTELMEQELVDGKDPQDDEKENVDENVTSWAGSDRDYTYDELLNRVFEIILDKNPEMAGGRKPKFVMRPPQVLRVGTKKTSFANFTEICKTLHRLQKHVLDFLLAELGTSGSVDGNNQLIIKGRFQPKQIENVLRRYIKEYVTCHTCRSPDTILQKDTRLFFLQCESCGSRCSVASIKSGFQAVTSKRAAMRAKTA